The genomic window GGGACGCGCGGTGGCGAGTGATGGCTCGAGCTTACAACCCTGCAGGACCGCGAGGGAGTTGGGGTTGAGGGCGTCGAGGAAATTCCCTTCGCGGTCCGGAAACTCCGCGGCGAACAGCCGGTCGTACAACCGCACCTCGGCGTCGATGGCGTGCGGCGCCGAAACCCAGTGCAGGGTGCTCTTCACCTTGCGCCCATCGGGTGCATCGCCGCCGCGGGTGGCCGGGTCATAGGTACAGTGGACCTCGCTCACCTCCCCGGTTTGCGGGTCTTTCACGATACTCTGACAGGTGATGAAGTAGGCGTAACGCAAGCGGACTTCTTTGCCCGGGGAAAGCCGGAAGTATTTCGGCGGCGGCGTTTCGCGGAAGTCGTCCTGCTCGATGTACAGGACCTTGGAAAACGGGAGCGTGCGTGTGCCGGCGGAAGGGTCCTCCGGATTGTTGACGGCCTCGAGTTCCTCCGTCTGGTCGGCTGGGTAGTTGTCGATGACCACCCGCAGCGGTTTGAGGACACTGAGCACCCGGGGTGCACGCTGGTTGAGACCCTCGCGGATGCTGTGTTCGAGCATGGCGACGTCGACCGTGCTGTTGGCCTTGGCCACGCCGATGCGGTCGCAGAAGTTGCGAATCGACTCGGCGGTGTAACCGCGCCGGCGGTAGCCGGCAAGGGTGGGCATGCGCGGGTCATCCCATCCGTCGACCAGCCCGTCGCGCACGAGCTGCAACAACTTGCGTTTACTGAGCACCGTGTAGGTCAAGTTCAGGCGTGCGAACTCGATCTGCCGTGGGTGACAGGGGACGTCGAGCTGGTCGAGGAACCAATCGTACAGCGGGCGGTGGTCCTCGAACTCGAGCGTGCAAATCGAGTGCGTGATGCCTTCGGT from Candidatus Binatia bacterium includes these protein-coding regions:
- a CDS encoding glutamine--tRNA ligase/YqeY domain fusion protein, with protein sequence MSDSPKAEATPPAAGTPAAGSDFIRQIVTNDLRSGKHTSVCTRFPPEPNGYLHIGHAKSICLNFGIAREFGGICHLRFDDTNPVKEDIEYVESIQEDVRWLGFDWADKLFYASDYFDRLYQYAAELIRKGKAYVCHLTAEETRAYRGTLTEPGRNSPYRDRPVEENLELFEQMRRGELEEGRCVLRAKIDMASGNINMRDPAVYRIKKAHHHRTGDKWCIYPMYDFAHGLSDATEGITHSICTLEFEDHRPLYDWFLDQLDVPCHPRQIEFARLNLTYTVLSKRKLLQLVRDGLVDGWDDPRMPTLAGYRRRGYTAESIRNFCDRIGVAKANSTVDVAMLEHSIREGLNQRAPRVLSVLKPLRVVIDNYPADQTEELEAVNNPEDPSAGTRTLPFSKVLYIEQDDFRETPPPKYFRLSPGKEVRLRYAYFITCQSIVKDPQTGEVSEVHCTYDPATRGGDAPDGRKVKSTLHWVSAPHAIDAEVRLYDRLFAAEFPDREGNFLDALNPNSLAVLQGCKLEPSLATARPGDRVQFERQGYFWVDPKLSKPGALVFNRIVGLKDAWAKIEKRGA